The Pogona vitticeps strain Pit_001003342236 chromosome 3, PviZW2.1, whole genome shotgun sequence genome includes a window with the following:
- the SLITRK6 gene encoding SLIT and NTRK-like protein 6, translating to MKLWIITLSLMGVACDVFQYEPAFPSSIGSCEALCYCEEKDGIFLIYCEGRGIEELSQVQVPPSRPFHLSLLNNSLTLLHENDFSRFVNALTLHLGFNYIEDIEPGAFNGLSLLKQLHINHNSLEMLKEDTFHGLESLEFLQADNNFITIIEPSAFSKLNKLKVLILNDNAIEFLPPNVFRFVPLTHLDLRGNQLQTLPYVGFLEHIGRILDLQLEDNKWVCNCDLLELKSWLENMPPQSITGDIVCHSPPILKDSILSRLKKESLCPTNPTNDLDAPSGSLPLVVTTSVSDNHYSTKVIPIFKAPTKESSLVLHVTKPATLLPGIYCPIPCQCTSHILSGILMQCQEQNIESLSDLGPPPPNPKKLILAGNIIQTLLKSDLVDYGSLEMLHLGNNRIEILEEGSFINLTRLQKLYLNGNHLTQLSRNLFLGLQHLEYLYLEYNAIKEILPGAFNPMPKLKVLYLNNNLLQTLPPHIFAGVPLARLNLKTNQFAHLSVGNILDDLDLLVQIELEDNPWDCTCDSIGLQQWIQKLSRNTMMGEIFCSSPRHLAKKELKSLNRDMLCPGLINSPALPTHASFIIVTTSSTTTNTADTILRSLTDAVPLSVLILGLLVMFITIIFCAAGIVVLVLHRRRRYKKKQVDEQMRDSSPVQLQYSMYGHKTTHHTTEHPSTTLYEQRMIGPMVQVYRSPSFSPKFADRQEDRNDKGTNDSRHLRRSLLEKEHSSPLTGSKVKYKAADQSAEFLSFQDASSLYRNILEKERELQQLGITEYLRKNIAQLHPDMEVHYPGAHEELKLMETLMYSRPRKVLLEQTKNEYFELKANLHAEPDYLEVLEQQT from the coding sequence ATGAAGCTCTGGATAATTACATTAAGTTTGATGGGGGTTGCTTGTGATGTATTCCAGTATGAACCAGCTTTCCCTTCATCCATTGGATCTTGTGAGGCATTGTGCTATTGTGAAGAAAAGGATGGCATCTTTCTTATATACTGTGAAGGCAGAGGCATTGAGGAGTTATCTCAAGTACAGGTTCCACCATCTCGGCCTTTCCATCTTAGTCTTCTAAACAACAGTTTGACTCTATTACATGAGAATGATTTCTCCAGATTTGTCAATGCTCTCACCCTACACCTAGGATTTAACTACATTGAAGACATTGAACCAGGTGCGTTTAATGGTCTAAGTCTCCTTAAGCAACTTCATATTAACCACAATTCTTTAGAAATGCTTAAAGAGGACACGTTTCATGGGCTGGAAAGTCTGGAATTCCTTCAAGCAGACAATAATTTCATCACAATAATTGAACCAAGTGCCTTCAGCAAGCTCAACAAGCTTAAGGTGCTCATTTTAAATGACAATGCCATCGAGTTTCTTCCTCCTAATGTATTCCGCTTTGTGCCATTAACTCATTTGGATCTTCGTGGGAACCAGCTGCAGACTCTGCCTTACGTTGGTTTTTTAGAACATATTGGCAGAATTCTAGACCTTCAGTTGGAAGATAATAAATGGGTCTGTAACTGTGACCTGCTGGAGTTAAAGAGCTGGCTAGAAAATATGCCTCCCCAGTCTATAACAGGTGACATTGTGTGCCACAGCCCTCCCATTTTGAAAGACAGCATTTTAAGTAGATTAAAAAAGGAATCACTCTGCCCAACAAACCCTACAAATGATCTTGATGCCCCATCAGGATCATTGCCCTTGGTGGTTACTACATCAGTCAGCGATAATCACTACTCCACCAAGGTAATACCTATTTTTAAAGCTCCTACCAAGGAATCCAGTTTAGTACTTCACGTAACAAAACCAGCTACCCTGCTTCCTGGAATATATTGTCCGATCCCATGCCAGTGCACGAGCCATATTCTTTCAGGGATTTTAATGCAATGCCAGGAACAAAACATTGAGAGCCTCTCAGATTTAGGACCCCCTCCTCCAAATCCTAAAAAGCTTATTCTAGCTGGAAATATAATTCAGACTTTACTCAAATCAGACCTTGTAGACTATGGTAGTCTGGAAATGCTTCACTTGGGAAACAATCGTATTGAAATTTTAGAAGAAGGATCCTTTATAAATCTCACCAGACTGCAGAAATTATATCTGAATGGCAATCATCTCACCCAGCTAAGCCGGAATTTGTTCTTAGGTTTGCAGCATCTTGAATATCTGTATCTTGAATATAATGCCATCAAAGAGATTTTACCAGGAGCATTTAACCCAATGCCTAAACTTAAGGTCCTGTATTTAAATAATAACCTTCTTCAGACTTTGCCACCTCATATTTTTGCTGGAGTTCCTCTAGCCAGGCTAAATCTGAAAACAAACCAGTTTGCACATTTGTCTGTAGGGAATATCTTGGATGATCTGGATCTATTAGTACAAATTGAGCTGGAGGACAATCCTTGGGATTGCACTTGTGACTCAATTGGCCTGCAGCAATGgatacaaaagctgagcagaaaTACAATGATGGGTGAAATTTTCTGTTCATCTCCAAGGCATTTAGctaaaaaagaactgaaatctCTGAACAGGGACATGTTATGTCCAGGTTTGATCAACAGCCCAGCCCTTCCAACTCATGCTAGCTTCATTATTGTCACAACATCATCAACCACCACCAATACAGCAGACACCATTCTACGATCTCTCACTGATGCCGTCCCACTTTCTGTTTTGATCCTGGGCCTTTTGGTTATGTTTATAACTATCATTTTTTGTGCAGCCGGTATCGTTGTCCTTGTTCTGCACCGACGgagaagatacaaaaagaagCAGGTGGATGAGCAGATGCGGGACAGCAGCCCGGTGCAACTTCAGTACAGTATGTATGGTCACAAAACAACACACCACACCACTGAGCACCCATCCACAACCTTGTATGAACAGCGCATGATCGGTCCCATGGTTCAAGTTTACCGAAGCCCATCTTTCAGCCCCAAATTTGCAGACCGTCAAGAAGACCGGAATGACAAGGGCACAAATGATTCCAGACACCTTCGCCGAAGCCTGTTGGAAAAGGAACACTCGTCCCCTTTGACAGGGTCAAAGGTCAAATACAAAGCTGCAGACCAGTCAGCTGAATTTCTGTCTTTCCAGGACGCAAGCTCTTTGTACAGGAATATtcttgagaaagaaagagaactccAGCAACTAGGGATAACTGAGTATCTGCGGAAAAACATTGCTCAGTTACACCCAGATATGGAAGTACATTATCCAGGAGCTCATGAAGAACTCAAGCTTATGGAGACACTCATGTACTCCAGGCCAAGAAAGGTTTTACTAGAACAGACTAAAAATGAGTATTTTGAGCTCAAGGCCAACTTGCATGCAGAACCTGATTACCTGGAGGTGTTGGAACAGCAGACATAG